A single window of Flavobacteriales bacterium DNA harbors:
- a CDS encoding thioredoxin family protein — MQKTMKYSAIIALTSMVIGLMAFRYRSETTIQEEGIHWISFEEAVKLNKKEKRKMFIDFYTSWCGWCKRMDATTFKDPGIVDYVNKHYYAVKFNAEQRDSLVFNDHTFKYLSDVGNRGIHEFALSALNGRPSYPSIVFFDEKINRITIAPGYKDVKTMESMLNWIYDNAYMKQSWDDYNKEFLAKQNSNSSE; from the coding sequence ATGCAGAAGACAATGAAATACAGCGCTATCATTGCTTTGACCAGCATGGTCATCGGCTTGATGGCATTCAGATACAGATCCGAAACAACCATTCAGGAAGAGGGCATTCACTGGATCTCTTTTGAAGAGGCCGTGAAGCTGAACAAGAAGGAAAAGAGAAAGATGTTTATCGATTTCTATACCAGTTGGTGCGGATGGTGCAAGCGGATGGATGCCACCACATTCAAGGATCCGGGTATCGTTGATTATGTGAACAAGCATTATTATGCCGTTAAGTTTAACGCCGAACAACGCGACTCGCTGGTGTTCAATGACCATACCTTCAAATATCTTTCAGATGTAGGTAACAGAGGTATCCACGAATTCGCACTCAGCGCGTTGAACGGCCGCCCATCCTACCCCTCCATCGTCTTCTTCGATGAAAAGATCAACCGGATCACCATTGCACCCGGTTATAAAGATGTGAAGACCATGGAATCCATGCTGAACTGGATCTACGACAATGCTTATATGAAGCAATCGTGGGATGATTACAACAAAGAGTTCCTGGCAAAACAAAACAGCAACTCAAGCGAATAA